The Sorangiineae bacterium MSr11367 genome window below encodes:
- a CDS encoding cytochrome c-type biogenesis protein CcmH produces the protein MPRLFATLFGLCFTFVVVTAFAQHGEAILEGRLLAPCCWTQTLDIHESPLATELRTEIHGRLDQGESVETIEEDLVARYGERIRAIPKGRDPRVAVTFASASVMLLSAIGLLWLWRRWTRPRTAPAAPRAVRHDEYDARLDDELRELDHP, from the coding sequence ATGCCCCGACTGTTCGCAACGCTCTTCGGCTTATGCTTCACATTTGTCGTGGTGACCGCATTTGCCCAGCATGGCGAGGCCATCCTCGAGGGACGCCTTCTCGCGCCATGCTGCTGGACGCAGACCTTGGACATCCACGAGTCGCCACTGGCGACCGAGCTCCGGACCGAAATCCACGGCCGCCTGGACCAAGGCGAATCCGTGGAGACCATCGAGGAGGACCTCGTTGCGCGCTACGGCGAGCGGATCCGCGCCATCCCCAAGGGACGCGATCCACGCGTGGCCGTGACCTTCGCGAGCGCCAGCGTCATGCTGCTCAGCGCGATCGGTCTCCTGTGGCTCTGGCGCCGCTGGACGCGCCCGCGCACGGCGCCCGCAGCCCCGCGCGCCGTCCGCCACGACGAGTACGACGCGCGGCTCGACGACGAGCTGCGCGAGCTCGATCATCCATAG
- a CDS encoding GIY-YIG nuclease family protein produces the protein MASSWFVYIARCADSSLYVGIARDVAARMAQHDAGTGARYTRGRGPLEVLATRRCASQGNALRLEYALKGLSRDRKLALAASPGELSAFARGCIRKRRVVKAD, from the coding sequence GTGGCCTCCTCGTGGTTCGTCTACATTGCGCGCTGTGCGGACAGCTCTCTTTACGTGGGCATCGCCCGCGACGTGGCCGCCCGCATGGCCCAGCACGACGCCGGCACCGGCGCCCGCTACACGCGAGGGCGCGGCCCGCTGGAGGTCCTGGCCACACGGCGCTGTGCAAGCCAAGGGAATGCGCTGCGCTTGGAGTATGCGCTCAAAGGCCTTTCGCGCGATCGAAAGCTCGCGCTCGCCGCATCGCCGGGCGAGCTCTCGGCCTTTGCCCGCGGGTGCATTCGAAAACGTCGGGTCGTAAAAGCCGATTGA
- the alkB gene encoding DNA oxidative demethylase AlkB: MTIGLFGDWQDTRKPRESLAEGAVLLVHFAKDIETELAATLDKLTSTAPFRHMITPGGFRMSVAMSNCGHVGWVTDARGYRYDPLDPETGRPWPPLPASFLDLAARAAKEAGFDGFVPDSCLINRYEPGSRLSLHQDRNERDFSAPIVSVSLGLPATFLFGGAQRSDRPRRIRLEHGDVVVWGGPSRLTFHGVAQLEDGHHPIFGGRRINLTFRKAL, from the coding sequence GTGACCATCGGATTGTTCGGGGATTGGCAGGATACGCGGAAGCCACGCGAGTCGTTGGCGGAAGGTGCGGTGTTGCTGGTGCACTTCGCCAAAGACATCGAGACGGAGCTCGCGGCCACGTTGGATAAGCTCACGAGCACTGCACCGTTTCGTCATATGATTACTCCTGGCGGCTTTCGCATGTCCGTCGCGATGAGCAATTGCGGCCACGTGGGCTGGGTCACCGATGCACGCGGTTACCGCTACGATCCGTTGGACCCCGAAACGGGGCGCCCGTGGCCGCCGCTGCCTGCCTCGTTTCTCGATCTGGCTGCGCGCGCGGCCAAGGAAGCTGGCTTCGACGGCTTCGTCCCGGACTCCTGCCTGATCAACCGGTACGAGCCAGGTTCTCGCTTGTCGCTGCATCAGGATCGCAACGAGCGAGATTTCTCCGCGCCCATCGTCTCGGTGTCGCTCGGCTTGCCGGCGACATTCTTGTTCGGAGGCGCCCAGCGCTCGGATCGACCTCGGCGCATTCGGCTCGAGCACGGTGACGTCGTGGTGTGGGGCGGACCTTCCCGGCTCACCTTTCATGGCGTCGCGCAGCTCGAAGATGGGCACCACCCCATCTTTGGCGGCCGCCGCATCAACCTGACGTTCCGCAAAGCGCTATGA
- a CDS encoding aminotransferase class I and II, whose amino-acid sequence MRTVNVIRYVLPFREGGSVPALVEADDLGLYVVKLRGAAQGTKPLVAELIAGELARVAGLRVPEIVLAELDRTLAASEPHREICDQLEASAGLNLALDYLPGSITFDPVVAPAPDAVTASRAVLLDAFVANVDRTPRNPNLLVWHTHLWLIDHGASLYFHHGWSPADPLDGVRDPFAEVRQHILLPWATELEAAAAHLAAAFTDGAIARIVEQIPAGWLGPEHGFSDDASHRAAYLGWLHARRATLPLLLEEAIRAQRV is encoded by the coding sequence ATGCGCACCGTGAACGTCATTCGGTACGTGCTGCCCTTTCGCGAAGGCGGCTCCGTGCCCGCGCTGGTCGAGGCCGACGACCTGGGCCTCTACGTCGTCAAACTGCGGGGTGCGGCGCAGGGCACCAAGCCCCTCGTCGCCGAGCTCATTGCCGGTGAGCTCGCCCGCGTGGCGGGCCTCCGCGTGCCGGAAATCGTGCTCGCGGAACTCGACCGCACCCTGGCGGCCAGCGAACCCCATCGAGAGATCTGCGATCAACTCGAGGCCAGCGCTGGATTGAACCTCGCGCTCGACTACCTGCCCGGCAGCATCACCTTCGATCCGGTGGTGGCGCCGGCGCCCGATGCCGTCACGGCCTCCCGTGCGGTGCTTCTCGATGCATTCGTCGCCAATGTCGACCGCACACCGCGCAACCCGAACCTGCTCGTGTGGCACACGCACCTGTGGTTGATCGATCACGGCGCCTCGCTCTACTTCCACCATGGCTGGAGCCCGGCGGACCCGCTCGACGGCGTGCGCGATCCGTTCGCCGAGGTGCGCCAGCACATTCTTCTGCCCTGGGCCACGGAGCTCGAGGCCGCGGCGGCGCATCTGGCGGCGGCGTTCACCGACGGAGCCATCGCACGCATCGTGGAGCAGATCCCCGCGGGCTGGCTCGGTCCCGAGCATGGCTTTTCCGACGATGCCTCGCACCGCGCGGCCTACCTCGGGTGGCTTCACGCGCGCCGGGCCACCCTCCCCCTGCTGCTCGAGGAGGCGATCCGTGCGCAGCGCGTTTGA
- a CDS encoding OsmC family protein: protein MGQEHTFACKLVWTGAERGPLTDYASYSREYVVEMEGKPPMRGSAAPVYRGDASLHNPEDWLVAALSGCHCLSYLAHCARAGIVVVAYEDAAFGRLALRDGKMRFTEVTLAPRVTIRKGSDETKAHALHEKAHADCFTANSVNFPVRNEPAVIVVGDV from the coding sequence ATGGGTCAAGAACACACGTTCGCTTGCAAGCTCGTCTGGACCGGTGCCGAGCGCGGTCCGCTCACCGACTACGCGTCGTACTCGCGCGAGTACGTCGTCGAAATGGAAGGGAAGCCACCGATGCGTGGCTCGGCGGCGCCCGTGTATCGTGGAGATGCTTCGCTGCACAATCCCGAGGATTGGCTCGTTGCGGCGCTGTCGGGCTGCCATTGTCTGTCGTACCTCGCGCATTGTGCACGGGCAGGGATCGTCGTCGTTGCCTACGAAGACGCCGCGTTCGGTCGGTTGGCATTGCGTGATGGGAAAATGCGCTTCACGGAGGTCACGCTCGCGCCGCGGGTCACGATCCGAAAGGGCTCCGACGAGACCAAAGCGCATGCGCTGCACGAGAAGGCGCACGCCGATTGCTTCACTGCCAACTCAGTGAATTTTCCCGTTCGGAACGAACCTGCCGTGATTGTCGTCGGCGACGTTTGA
- a CDS encoding response regulator — MNKWRPRILAVDDDPTQLDLLARGLALEGFDVATREGPIGLTSLVRSFQPDIALVDIHIPTMRGDRIIELIRSVAGPDTKYFVISSCSEAELRLCALETNAHGWISKGSGMSQIALRLKTALAAHRRIRARGDSANET, encoded by the coding sequence ATGAACAAATGGCGTCCACGTATCCTCGCGGTCGATGACGATCCTACGCAGTTGGACCTGCTCGCACGGGGACTTGCGCTCGAAGGATTCGACGTCGCCACGAGGGAAGGCCCCATCGGGCTGACCAGCTTGGTGCGCTCTTTTCAGCCGGACATTGCATTGGTCGATATTCATATTCCCACCATGCGCGGCGACCGAATCATCGAGTTGATTCGCAGCGTGGCCGGCCCCGATACGAAATATTTCGTCATTTCGTCATGCAGCGAGGCCGAGCTCCGGCTGTGTGCATTGGAAACCAATGCGCACGGCTGGATATCCAAAGGGAGCGGCATGAGCCAAATTGCACTTCGCTTGAAGACCGCCCTCGCCGCCCACCGGCGCATCCGTGCCCGCGGGGACAGCGCGAACGAGACTTGA
- a CDS encoding DUF3037 domain-containing protein: MRSAFDYAIVRVVPRVEREEFINAGIILFCGARDYLAARIALDEVRLLALWPGLRQADLELVRQHLAAIPLVCEGEGPIGQLPLRERWHWLTATRSTILQVSPPHAGLTDEPEEALARLMGTYC; encoded by the coding sequence GTGCGCAGCGCGTTTGATTACGCGATCGTGCGCGTCGTCCCGCGCGTGGAGCGTGAGGAATTCATCAACGCCGGCATCATTCTCTTCTGCGGCGCCCGCGACTACCTCGCCGCCCGCATCGCGCTGGACGAGGTGCGCCTGCTCGCGCTATGGCCGGGCCTGCGGCAGGCCGATCTCGAACTGGTGCGGCAGCACCTCGCGGCCATCCCCCTCGTTTGCGAGGGAGAAGGTCCCATCGGGCAACTGCCGCTGCGCGAGCGGTGGCATTGGCTCACGGCCACGCGCAGCACCATTTTGCAGGTCTCCCCGCCCCACGCGGGCCTCACCGACGAACCGGAGGAGGCCCTGGCGCGGTTGATGGGCACTTACTGCTGA